One Aphidius gifuensis isolate YNYX2018 linkage group LG5, ASM1490517v1, whole genome shotgun sequence genomic region harbors:
- the LOC122856890 gene encoding magnesium-dependent phosphatase 1-like, with protein sequence MAEKKPKLLVFDLDYTLWPFWVDTHVTPPFKKGKDNCVVDAQGKKIKFYPDVPELLKKLKNDGYEIGIASRTSEIKGANQLLKLFDWDKYIDYKEIYPGCKITHFKKIKNASGVNYEDMIFFDDENRNIRDLTEVGVLSILVKDGVDNGVVKNALDKYSSQ encoded by the exons atggctgaaaaaaaaccaaaacttTTGGTATTTGATCTAG actACACTCTATGGCCATTTTGGGTTGACACACATGTGACACCTCCATTCAAGAAAGg gAAAGACAATTGTGTTGTTGATgctcaaggaaaaaaaataaaattctatccAGATGTACCagagttattaaaaaaattaaaaaatgatggatACGAAATTGGAATTGCATCAAGAACATCAGAGATAAAAGGTGCaaatcaattgttaaaattatttgactgggataaatatattgattacaAAGAAATTTATCCAGGCTGTAAAATAAcacattttaaaaa aattaaaaatgcaaGTGGAGTTAATTATGaagacatgatattttttgatgatgaaaatcgTAATATTCGTGATTTAACTGAAGTTGGTGTACTTTCAATTCTTGTCAAGGATGGAGTTGACAATGGCGTTGTTAAAAATGCTCTAGATAAATATTctagtcaataa
- the LOC122856864 gene encoding methylmalonic aciduria and homocystinuria type D homolog, mitochondrial-like, with protein MNCVKVLQNNYNKSIINLLLKAKYSRKSAKSIDSYTLINSDRVDTNTGDNDFERINSNWELFGNHGFRFYLPGTIGPGWLDVSKTAVPNDVQTIVKTNNNMIDDNKYSSRRKNNVHTPTLYCEVQKCPLLLRKGIIELFPGNIEVASQHLTIVTITQKFYPRSMRQGCDNETEKLAKFFVIAAYNLCMKLKMFGYWANFVNPFSGLPYMNPQKNATLYKTDERFRCLGFKVSNQSTCQVITHDNKQTEFIGSLFTNAPSNADFLKSLIEEIPNDND; from the exons aTGAATTGTGTTAaagttttacaaaataattacaataaatcaataataaatttattattgaaagcaaaatattcaagaaaaagTGCAAAAAGTATTGATTCATATACTTTAATAAATTCAGACAGAGTTGATACTAATACTGGTGATAATGATTTTGAaagaataaattcaaattgggAATTATTTGGTAATCATGgttttagattttatttacCTGGTACAATTGGTCCTGGTTGGCTTGATGTATCAAAAACAGCTGTACCAAATGACGTacaaacaattgttaaaacaaataataatatgattgatgacaataaatattcaagtagacgaaaaaataatgtacatACACCAACATTGTATTGTGAAGTACAAAAATGTCCATTATTATTGAGAAAAGggattattgaattatttcctgGTAATATAGAAGTAGCATCACAACATTTGACTATTGTTAcaataacacaaaaattttatccaaGATCAATGAGACAAGGATGTGATAATGAGACTGAAAAATTAGCAAAATTT TTCGTTATAGCTGCTTACAATCTTtgtatgaaattaaaaatgtttggATATTGGGCTAATTTTGTAAATCCATTCAGTGGATTACCATACATGAACCCTCAAAAAAATGCAACACTTTACAAAACAGATGAACGTTTTCGTTGCTTAGGCTTCAAAGTGTCTAATCAAAGTACATGTCAAGTCATAACTCATGACAATAAACAAACTGAATTTATTG GGAGTCTTTTTACAAATGCTCCGTCAAATGCAGATTTTCTAAAATCATTAATCGAGGAAATACcaaatgataatgattga